The genomic interval GCTTGATGGTCCCGTCGCTGCCAAGCATCAGGTTGCCGGGTTTGACGTCGAGATGGATGATGCCCTGGTCGTGCAGATATTCCAGCCCAACAAGGGTTTGACGCACGAAATCCAGGGCTGTGAAGGCAGGCACGACGCGGGTCGCGTCCTCCACCACCCGGCCTTCGCCGATGAGGGATCCCACGTTCATGCATAGATATTCAAGGACCATGAAGGGCCGCCCCTGGTCCTCGTCCAGATCGAGAGCCGAGGCGATGTTACGATGCTCGCACGAACCCAGCAGCCTTGCCTCACGCAGAAAGGCGGACCGAACCTGATCCTCGCCCATAAGTTCGTTCAAGAGCTCATGGGGCTGCAGAAGTTTCAAGGCCATGATCCGGCCCAGAGCCTGATGCCTGACCTTGTAGACTCCGCCCATGCCGCCCCGGCCAAGACCACCAAGAATATTGTAACGCCCTATCTTCATGCTCACCAAAGCCTTGTGGCGTAATAGTCGGGAAAGCCCCGCTCGCGGATTTTGGCCACGGTGCTTTCAATATCGTAGGGAACGAAGCGCACCTCAATGAGATCCGTCGTTGTATTCCAGAGCAGGTATTTCGCGTTGTTGTTTCCGTCCCGGGGCTGTCCGACGCTGCCCGCGTTGACGATGCAGGGGCTCCCGCCCAGCGCGAACCGTTCCCGGCCTAGGTCCCGGCGTACGACTTCGGTCCCGTTCCAGGCGACAAGGCCCAGCTCATGGGTGTGGCCGACAAAGGTCAGTGCTTCACCCGTTGCGAACCAGTTCTCAAGGGCCTCCTCATCGGCCTGAAAAAGATAGGAGGTCACGCTGTCCGGCGGAAACCCGTGCACGAACCTGGCCCCGTCGAGACACAGAAAACGCGGCAGGGTGTCGATGTAACGCAGACTCTCGGGCGACAGGAGATTCGCGGTCAGCCCCAGGCCCTTTTGCGCCGTGGAGTTGAACCAGGCGCGCTCCGTCGCGTTGACGATGCCGAGTTCATGGTTGCCCATGCAGCACAGCACGTCATGTTCGCGCACCGAAAGAACGGCTTCCTCGGGGTTCGGGCCGTAGCCGACCACATCCCCCAGGCTCACGATCCGGTCGACGGGCAGCGGAGCCATGTCCTGCCAGACAGCGTCCAGGGCTTCCATGTTGCCGTGAATATCCGAAAGAATCGCGACCAGCATACATTCTCCAAAAAAGGGAAAGCGTCATCGCCCCTTTTCATTTTTCAAAACCAATGCTAAGCGAGCGCTCAACATCGACAACATACCTGCAAGACAATTTCAATATTTCAACACGATAGCAATAAAGAGTTCACTCATGATCCGCAAATACATCTTCATGTGCCTGATTATCCTGTGCATCGCATCCCCCGCCTCCGGCGGCCAAATCGGCGATATCACCCTGCCCGACCAGCTTGCCCACGGCGAATCCACCCTGACCTTAAGCGGCCTCGGGATGCGCACCTTCACCTTTTTCGATGTCTACGCCGCCGGGCTCTACCTGACCGCACCGTCCACCGACGCCGGAGCCATCCTGGCCACGGACGCTCCCCGGGCCATGACCATGCATTTTCTGCGCAAGGTCGAGGCCGAGAAGATCGCCGGGGCCTGGCTGGAGGGCCTGGAGGCCAACACTCCCGCCGCCGACGCGTCGCTCAAGGAGCGCTTTGCGACGCTCGGGAGCATGATGGAAACCATGAACGAGGGCGAGACCCTGAGCTGCCTTTACGATCCTGCGGACGGAACAACCATCGTGGTGCGCGGTCAACTCAAGGGCGTGATCCCGGGCAAGGATTTCAGCGATGCCCTGCTTGCCTGCTGGATCGGGCCCAAGCCCGGACCCGGTGAAAAATTCAAGGCCGGGATTCTGGGCCTGCGCTAAAAAGACCCGAAGCCCAAGGCGCCCCTGGCGCCTTCATTTTTTTCTGCGCCATGGAAAGCGGCAACTCACTGCCTCCCACGCATATCGCAGCCCCCGCACCACAAACACCCCCAGCACGGTCAGCAGCGCCGCATTGACCTTGGCCGCCTGGACCGTGGATTCCTTGAAATATGACTTGGCGTGCTCGTATTCCTGCTCCACCGGCGTAACGGGAGGCTCTTCCCTCTTTTCCACCGGCACCAGAGCACCCTTTTTTTCTTCCATCACTTCTTTCTCCCCATGAATTCTTCAGTGAGCCGTTTGAATGCCTCAAGGTCTCCCCGGCCTCCGTAACGCAACGCGGCGTACGCTTCGGCGATATCCCGGACAGCCGGGGCCAAATCGGGACGCAGCGTGCCGACGCGGCGGGCAAAATCGCGCGGGCCCTCGGCCGATCCCCTTGGCAATCCCTGTTTCTCCAATTTGCGGCAAAAGCGAGCGTACAAAGCCACAACCATATCCCGTCGGCCACGCTTTGCCCGGAGCATGAAGCCAAGCGCCCCGCCCAGAACGGCGCAAAGCCCCACCGCGAGGATACCCGCCAGTTTTCCGGCTCCGGCCTTGGAGGTGGGATCGACGCCCAGCCGCTCCCACAGGCTGCGCTGGCGTTCATGGCTGAAGCCGAGCACCCATTGATTCCAGGAGTTGTTGGCCGCGTCCCATCCCAGCTGAAAAAATCGTCCCAGCTTGCGCAGGGCCTGGACCCCTTCAGGCAGCGCCCCGCCCTGGCCACGGGGCACGAAGGTCTCCACGCCGGTCACCAGCCGCTGCGGGGCGACCACGGAGGTGGGGTCCACGCGCAGCCAGCGGCCTTCGATCCAGACCTCGACCCAGGCGTGGGCATCGGATTGGCGGACGATGAGGTATCCGCCCATGGGATTCTCCTCCCCGCCCTGATAGCCGACCACAACCCGGGCCGGAACTCCGGCGGCGCGAAGCAGAAAGGTCATGGCCGAGGAGTAATGTTCGCAATATCCCAGCCGGGTTGCAAACAAAAATTGATCGACGATGTCCTGGTCCATGGCTCCGGGGCGCAGGCTGTAAACGAACCCGCCCTCCCGGAAAAATTTCAGCGCGGCCGTGACCATCTCGGCCGAAGAAAGGCCCTCCTCCTTCCACTGGGCGGCCATGGCGCGGGCCCTGGGATTGCCGCCAGCGGGCAGCGTGCTCCACGACAGGCCGGGCACGGGCGCGGGAGCGGGCGTCGGCACCGAAGAAAGCTCGTAACGAACCCGCGAGCGGACCACGCGCAGACTGGCCAGGGTCTGATCATTGCGGAGCACCGTACCCCTGGGGGCGATCACCGGCAGGTCAAGGGCAAAAATCCACTCCCTGTTGTGCGGCTCCATGGTCAGCGTGTAGGACACTGCTCCCTCCGGGAGGTCGCCACCGCGCGGGGCGGTAAACTCGAAGGGAAGGTCCCGGAACCAGGTCTGGCCGTCGAAGCTGTCCAGCACCAGGCCGCGCCAGTAGAGACTGTCCCGGCCAGGGATGAGGCCGGGAAAATCGACCCTGAAGGCCACCTCCCGGGACAGGGCCAGGCTCGCCACTGACCCCGGCTCAAGGGTCTCGCTGAACCCGCTGACGCCCTCGTCGCGCTCGTCGTGCACGCCCCACAGGGCGCCCTGCAGACGCGGAAAAAAGACAAAGAGAAGCAGGGCCAGCGGCAGGGCCTGAACAAGGAGCATCCCGCCGCGTCGCAGGTCCGGGAACAGGCGGGATTCCCCGGAATGCAGATGGACCAGGGCTGCGGTAACGGCCATGACCGAAAAAAACATGTACGCGCTCATGACCAGGGTCTGGGAATAGAGCACGTTGGTCACGACCACGAAATAGGCCAGAAAAAGCAGGGCCAGCATGTCGCGCACGGACTTGCTCTCCACGGCCTTGAGCCCGAGCATGAGGGACAGCAGGGCCACCCCGGCGTCGCGGCCGAAAGACCGGCCATAGGTGAAGAGCACCAGGGCAAGGCAGCCAAAGGCCAGAATGGCGCGCAGCCACCGTGGCGGAACGGGCCAACCCCGGTACTGCATGCCCAGGGCGTAGCCCCAGGCCGCGCAGACGAAAACTCCGACAAAGAACGGCACGCGGGGCAGGTGCGGGGCAAAGGCCAGGGCCAGAGCCAGCAGGGTCACGCTGAAACGGCGTTTGTCGTGGATCATGCGCCCTCCGGGAGCAGGGCCAGCGCTTCCAGACAGCGATGCGCCTGTCCTGCGCCGCTGCCCGGCTCGATCATCAGCCCCGGCACCCGCAGCCCGTAGCATATCCCTTCACGCTCCGCTTCACGCACCAGTCCGGCCAGCAGGCTGATGCGCTCCTCGTAGCCGGAAGACCGGACCTCGTCCCAGTCGAAGACAAGCGTCCGGGCCACGCCGGACCTGAACTCTTTGGAAAACAGGCCCGCACCCCTGGCCGAGGCCTTCCAGGAGACCCGGGACAGCCCGTCTTCAGGGCGATAGGGCCGCACACCGCCGAACTCTCCTGACTGGCTGACGATCCCAAGCCCGCCCTCATCGCCATCACCCAGCAACTGATGGCGGTCCATCCTGTCGACGGCCACAGGTTTGGGATAAACCAGACCGGTCACGGGCAGGACAAGAGGGGACCAGGCGCGAAAGAGCCCCAGGGGATAACGGGTGCTGATCACGACCTGTCCCAGGGGCAAGAGGCCGCGCCTTGAGGTCGGGACATCAAGATCCAGCTCCCGTCCGGCTCCGGCATGCAGGGAAAATTTTTCCTCGGCCGCACCGACGCGCACGCAAAGGTGCCTGCGCTCCCGGCCCGCAGCCCGGAAAAAGAGCTGCAATCGCGCGTCATCCTGACAATAGGCCGGGAAGAGTCGCCCGGCCTCGACCTCGAGCCCTGCCAGATTTGCATACGCATGGATGGCGGAAAGAATGGAGATGCTGCCCAGCAGGAAGGTTAGCAGGAACGCCAGATTGTTGGTATAGTTGATGGCCGCAATGAGCATGGCCAGGAGAAAAAAGGCAAAGACCGTCCCGGCCCGGGTAGGCAGGATGTAAATCCGCCGCCGGTTCAGACGCAGGGGCAGATCCGCGCGTTGCCGCGCCAGGATCAGATTACGGATGAACCGTGGCAAAACCATGCTGTTCTCCCCGCACGGAGTTCAGGGGATGGGCACCGCGCCCAGAATCGCGGTCAGGTCGACGCCCGATCCGTCGGCCGAGCGCAATCTGTGTCCGGCGAGGCTGGGGAAGACGGCCTGCACGTCCTCGGGCAGCACGAAATCCCGGCCGTCAAGGAAGGCCCAGGCGCGGGATGCGCGGACCAGCGCCTGCCCGGCGCGGGGGGAGAGGCCGCTTACGAACCGCCCGCCCGTTCTGGTCCAGTCCAACAGGTCGCGCACGTAGCGCAGCAGGGGGCCACTGGTACGGACATGATCGACGCGTTCCTGCAGATCGAGAACCTCGCCTGCGTTACTGACCGCCTCGGGCAGCACCGGGCGGCCTGCATTCTGGCTGCGGCCAAGGAGCTCCAGTTCGGAATCGAGATCCGGATAGCCAAGACTGATGCGAAACAGAAAGCGATCCAGCTGCGATTCCGGCAGGGGGTAGGTCCCGGCCTGATCCAGGGCGTTCTGGGTGGCCAGAACGAAAAAGGGGCGGGGCAGCAGGCGCGTGCTGTTGTCCAGGCTGACCTGCTGCTCTTCCATGACCTCCAGAAGCGCGCTCTGGGTGCGCGGCGTGCCCCGGTTGATCTCGTCGGCCAGAAGCACGTTGGTGAAGACCGGGCCGGGATGGAATACGAAAGAGGACTCGGCCGCGTCAAAGACCGAGACCCCCAGCACATCCGCCGGCAGGAGATCGTTGGTGAACTGCACCCGCTTGAATTCGAGACCCAGCACCACGGCCAGGGCCTTGGCCAGGGTTGTCTTGCCGATGCCGGGAATGTCCTCGATCAGGAGATGCCCACGGGCCAGGAGGCAGGCCAGGGAGAGGCGCAGCTGCGTGTCCTTGCCCAGGACCACGCCCCCGAGCAGATCCAGGGCCTGCCGCAAGGTGCCTTCCATCTATTCTCCCAGAAGCTGGCCCATGGAATAGAGCCCGCCGGGTTTGCGGCTTGAAAGCCAGGTCGCTGCGCGCAGTGCGCCACGTGCGAAATTTTCACGGGAATGGGCGCGATGGGTGACCTCGATGCGCTCGCCCGGGCCAAAGAAATAGACCGTATGGTCGCCGACCACGTCACCGCCGCGCAGGGCGTGCACGCCCAGCTCCTTTTCCGGCCGCGCGCCGATTATGCCCTGACGGCCATAGTTGCCGACCTCGTCCATGTTCCAGCCGCGAGACTCGGCCAGTACCTGGGCCAGCTTGACTGCCGTGCCGCTGGGGGCGTCCTTCTTGTGATGATGGTGTATCTCGGTGATCTCCATGTCGTAGGCTTCGCCCAGGATGCGTTCGAGCATGGGCAGGATGCGGACCAGGGCGTTGACGCCGATGGACATGTTCGGTGACCAGAAAATCGGGATGTCCCGGGCCAGGGTTTCCAGTTCGGCCTGCTGCTCCGCCGAAAGTCCGGTGGTGCCGATGACGATGGGATTGCCCGTTTTTGCGGCCTTGCGTGCCGAACTCAGGCTCACTTCCGGAGCAGTGAAGTCGATGACAGTGGCGCCGGGACAGGACGGCAGCAGCTCGCCCAGATCGTGCTTGACCGGGCAGCCCAGCGCTTCCAGCCCCTTGCTGTATTCGGCCCGCTCCACAACCCCGCTCACGGTAAACTGGACGGACTCCATGGCCAAATGGGTCAGGGTGGAACCCATCCGCCCCTTGGCGCCCATGATGATGACTGGAATGCTCATACAAGACTCCTCGTGTTTGATTGCCCTTCCGCGCCGATGAGACGCAGATATTCGTCTTCCTGCAGGATGGCCGTCCCGAACTGTCTGGCCTTGGCGAGCTTGCTCGCACCGACGTTTTCGCCGCAGATGAGAAAATCCGTTTTGGAATTGACCGCGCTCTGCACCAATGCTCCCTGGGCGCGTGCCTCTTCCTGCATGTCCTCGCGCGAACCGCGCATCTTGCCGGTGAAGACCACATGCCTGCCCGCCAGCGCACTGTCCGCGACCTGCTCACGGGCCGCTCCAGTGGCCATGATCTTGAACCCCAGATCAAGCAGATGACGCAGGGTCGGGGCCACACGCTGCAGCCCTGCGGCGATGGAGCTTGCGGTGATTGCGCCAAAACCGTGAATGGCTTCGATCTGGTCCCGGGTGACTTCCGGCAGGTCCTGCAGGCGAAACTGCCCGAGCAGCTTGCGGCTGTCGCCCTTGCCCAGATCCTCGATGCCAAGGGCGGCCAGGAAACGCCAGTCCTCCACCTCGCGGGTGCGGCTCAGATACACGGCCTCGGCCAGGTTGGAAGACTGCACCGGCCCAAAGCCCATGGCCCGAAATTCTTCCTCACCCAGTTCGTAAACCTTTTCAAGGCTGTCATAACCGGATCGGACCAACTTTTCCACGGTTTTGCGGCCGAACCAGTCGGCGTTGCCCAGCGTCTTGAACCAGTGCTCGATGGTCTGCACGACCTGATCGGGACAATGTTCGTTTCCACAGATCAGAAAATCGTTTTCCCGGACCAGCGCCGTGCCGCAGGACGGGCAGATTTCGGGGAGCGTGGTCGGGGCCGGGACGAGCACTGCTTCGACCTTGGGAATGACCTCCCCGCTGCGGATGATCTCGATCTGCGCCCCGGGACCAAGGCCCTTCTTTTCCATCAACCCGGCATTGTGGGCCGTGACCCGGCGAATGGTCGCTCCGGAGACGTTCACGGGTTCGACCATCAGCACCGGGGTGACCTTGCCCGTGCGCCCGACCTGCCAGACCACCTCCCGCACCTCGGTCAGGGCGGTCTCGCCCTTGCGCTTGATCGCGATCTGCCAGCGGTAGTGATGGCTGGTGGCGCCCATGCTGCTGCGCACGTCTGCGTTCACCACCTCCGCCACCATGCCGTCCAGGGGATAATCCACCTGTCCCGAAAGCTCATCCGTAAGCGCGTCCATGCGCTCGAGCAACTCCGCTGCGCTGCCTTCCCAGCTGGGCAGTTCCGAGTAGGGCACGAAATGCACGGCCTCGTCGTCCAGGGCTTTTCTCGCGAATTCGTTGACCGTGTCCGAGGACACGATGCCGACCACCAGGTTACGCGGATGCTCGAAGGCGTCTGACAGGTGCTCCTGAAAATAGCTCTGCAGGATGACCATCTCGCCCACACCCTTTCCCCGTCCGCCAAGCGGAATCATACCCTTGGCAAAGGCCGAACTGACCTCGTAGCCGCTCTCGCCGTTGCCGCGCGTGACAAAGACCGTCCCGTCGTCGCGGCCGGCCAGGCCGTCGAGCTTGGGCGTGACCCTGAAGCGCACCTCGCTCACCCCTATCTCCGCAGCTTCCTTTTCCACGCGGGCCACAAAGCGCTCCAGTTCCTCGGGGGTGTAGGCCTTGTCGGTGGAGAGCATGGGCACGGGGTGACGGATTTCGCGCTTGCCGGAAAAAGTTTCTGGTTCGACCCGGTGCAGGAAAGGATGCTCCGGGGCGAGTTCCCGCAGCCGGGCTAGCAGCAGGTCATACTGGGCGTCGCTGACCTGGGGCACGCCCCGTCGGTAGGCGTCGTTGTACTCGTTCAGTCGCTCGACCAGCCGCATCTCCTCGGAAGGAAGATCCAACGGCAGGCTCATGCTTCGTCCTCCTGCGTGCCCCGGCACACGGACTGCAAGCCGGAAAAATTCTCCGGAGGGCCGACGGCGATGAGCGTGTCCCCGACCTCGATGGTCACTTCCGGATGCGGATTGAAGGTCATCTTCCCGCCCATCTTCTCGATGGCGATGATCATGAGATTGAACCGGGGCCGGATGCCGGAGGTGATCAGGTTCTTGCCCACCAGTTCCGAACCGGGCCGCACGGGGATCTCCTCCATTTGCAGGTTGTGCCCCTGGGTGGCCAGATCCATGAAATCGGTGACCGTGGGCCGCAGCATGACCTGGGCGATGCGCTTGCCC from Deltaproteobacteria bacterium HGW-Deltaproteobacteria-18 carries:
- a CDS encoding metallophosphoesterase, which gives rise to MLVAILSDIHGNMEALDAVWQDMAPLPVDRIVSLGDVVGYGPNPEEAVLSVREHDVLCCMGNHELGIVNATERAWFNSTAQKGLGLTANLLSPESLRYIDTLPRFLCLDGARFVHGFPPDSVTSYLFQADEEALENWFATGEALTFVGHTHELGLVAWNGTEVVRRDLGRERFALGGSPCIVNAGSVGQPRDGNNNAKYLLWNTTTDLIEVRFVPYDIESTVAKIRERGFPDYYATRLW
- a CDS encoding DUF3488 domain-containing protein, with the translated sequence MLRAAGAGADDRAGQRRRTGASLSGSAGPAPGGRMIHDKRRFSVTLLALALAFAPHLPRVPFFVGVFVCAAWGYALGMQYRGWPVPPRWLRAILAFGCLALVLFTYGRSFGRDAGVALLSLMLGLKAVESKSVRDMLALLFLAYFVVVTNVLYSQTLVMSAYMFFSVMAVTAALVHLHSGESRLFPDLRRGGMLLVQALPLALLLFVFFPRLQGALWGVHDERDEGVSGFSETLEPGSVASLALSREVAFRVDFPGLIPGRDSLYWRGLVLDSFDGQTWFRDLPFEFTAPRGGDLPEGAVSYTLTMEPHNREWIFALDLPVIAPRGTVLRNDQTLASLRVVRSRVRYELSSVPTPAPAPVPGLSWSTLPAGGNPRARAMAAQWKEEGLSSAEMVTAALKFFREGGFVYSLRPGAMDQDIVDQFLFATRLGYCEHYSSAMTFLLRAAGVPARVVVGYQGGEENPMGGYLIVRQSDAHAWVEVWIEGRWLRVDPTSVVAPQRLVTGVETFVPRGQGGALPEGVQALRKLGRFFQLGWDAANNSWNQWVLGFSHERQRSLWERLGVDPTSKAGAGKLAGILAVGLCAVLGGALGFMLRAKRGRRDMVVALYARFCRKLEKQGLPRGSAEGPRDFARRVGTLRPDLAPAVRDIAEAYAALRYGGRGDLEAFKRLTEEFMGRKK
- a CDS encoding DUF58 domain-containing protein encodes the protein MVLPRFIRNLILARQRADLPLRLNRRRIYILPTRAGTVFAFFLLAMLIAAINYTNNLAFLLTFLLGSISILSAIHAYANLAGLEVEAGRLFPAYCQDDARLQLFFRAAGRERRHLCVRVGAAEEKFSLHAGAGRELDLDVPTSRRGLLPLGQVVISTRYPLGLFRAWSPLVLPVTGLVYPKPVAVDRMDRHQLLGDGDEGGLGIVSQSGEFGGVRPYRPEDGLSRVSWKASARGAGLFSKEFRSGVARTLVFDWDEVRSSGYEERISLLAGLVREAEREGICYGLRVPGLMIEPGSGAGQAHRCLEALALLPEGA
- a CDS encoding AAA family ATPase — translated: MEGTLRQALDLLGGVVLGKDTQLRLSLACLLARGHLLIEDIPGIGKTTLAKALAVVLGLEFKRVQFTNDLLPADVLGVSVFDAAESSFVFHPGPVFTNVLLADEINRGTPRTQSALLEVMEEQQVSLDNSTRLLPRPFFVLATQNALDQAGTYPLPESQLDRFLFRISLGYPDLDSELELLGRSQNAGRPVLPEAVSNAGEVLDLQERVDHVRTSGPLLRYVRDLLDWTRTGGRFVSGLSPRAGQALVRASRAWAFLDGRDFVLPEDVQAVFPSLAGHRLRSADGSGVDLTAILGAVPIP
- a CDS encoding 4-hydroxy-tetrahydrodipicolinate reductase, producing MSIPVIIMGAKGRMGSTLTHLAMESVQFTVSGVVERAEYSKGLEALGCPVKHDLGELLPSCPGATVIDFTAPEVSLSSARKAAKTGNPIVIGTTGLSAEQQAELETLARDIPIFWSPNMSIGVNALVRILPMLERILGEAYDMEITEIHHHHKKDAPSGTAVKLAQVLAESRGWNMDEVGNYGRQGIIGARPEKELGVHALRGGDVVGDHTVYFFGPGERIEVTHRAHSRENFARGALRAATWLSSRKPGGLYSMGQLLGE
- a CDS encoding DNA ligase; amino-acid sequence: MSLPLDLPSEEMRLVERLNEYNDAYRRGVPQVSDAQYDLLLARLRELAPEHPFLHRVEPETFSGKREIRHPVPMLSTDKAYTPEELERFVARVEKEAAEIGVSEVRFRVTPKLDGLAGRDDGTVFVTRGNGESGYEVSSAFAKGMIPLGGRGKGVGEMVILQSYFQEHLSDAFEHPRNLVVGIVSSDTVNEFARKALDDEAVHFVPYSELPSWEGSAAELLERMDALTDELSGQVDYPLDGMVAEVVNADVRSSMGATSHHYRWQIAIKRKGETALTEVREVVWQVGRTGKVTPVLMVEPVNVSGATIRRVTAHNAGLMEKKGLGPGAQIEIIRSGEVIPKVEAVLVPAPTTLPEICPSCGTALVRENDFLICGNEHCPDQVVQTIEHWFKTLGNADWFGRKTVEKLVRSGYDSLEKVYELGEEEFRAMGFGPVQSSNLAEAVYLSRTREVEDWRFLAALGIEDLGKGDSRKLLGQFRLQDLPEVTRDQIEAIHGFGAITASSIAAGLQRVAPTLRHLLDLGFKIMATGAAREQVADSALAGRHVVFTGKMRGSREDMQEEARAQGALVQSAVNSKTDFLICGENVGASKLAKARQFGTAILQEDEYLRLIGAEGQSNTRSLV